One genomic window of Conger conger chromosome 7, fConCon1.1, whole genome shotgun sequence includes the following:
- the LOC133132154 gene encoding BRD4-interacting chromatin-remodeling complex-associated protein-like isoform X3, translating into METRAGLYRRPRATCTSIVSVDMDDEDGRCLLDVICDPQALNDFLHGSETHGHVPEVPASSQLSASVPAGVPSGSVDLDFLEDADILGGSPGGGVGAGEPCDILQQSLAEANITEQSLQEAEAELDLGAFAGAFPGLTQVVQSLPDPGGAALGVGMGAPAQIFPGAAAAPASMPTGAPQDVIGPVLAHPGLHLQPQVVNKAMQPFMQQMGLGNVTLQPISGLQALPNGGQPGPLGIGPIQVVGQPTVMTINQSGQPILAKTMGGYQLHQPGPETGAGGAQARLGAPVLSSPGGGGLLIQGGKSALGPPALNGAVVGVSSVSTSSSSSTLTSTAGLLGFGGMPLGPGNAPQQRTLNPAALMQNVIIQRTPTPIQPKPPQGGVIQSRPPTTPALQNDGGKGLAVQQSQAPVVSTSQNVAFLTGKPGGNVVLTTQAGPQGTPFPQALFKQQGPHGAGKPLSVHLQPGSIVIPSQTVLQGQNPQFLLPQLQAGGQILTQHPGGHIITTSQGPGGQLIANQILAGQNLNLSQVLSGHIQLQPGQLGHPALFQMPVSLAQTQTQTHPVTGTAQTVIQGMPVQNSLAMLGQVEGLGPTVSLQPPLVGGVPVSGSVAPAPPGQCQPGEGTAVLGNAGDQAAHPPPSILTVQTATSVSVPTASLSSSSPSSSCSSSSSAGGPVAAHSPGKLLLPQGSGMILSHESLQMFLQQEQQQRRTESVSPPSGCAPASVIVSGNAAPSAEAWPGQTSGHPVGPTNEAAAVYQIPGHQQQPKVLGTSPSHPLVTHTAPSSLRQTDSPQPLQPSPLILSQQIQSPHHQRPPSEPPPQIQPQPLSQPPSRSCTPSSMPPLFIIHNQIGGSPQHAPQAQPPQLPQAQPQAQAQTQSRPPSQPAPFQTEGPPPSCSPKPPQAPPVQFQFAAPPGGAKQPLPLLSLTPEQQHTLQLVSAQLQTLSAITQPSPQQKLLMDRLHQIQHTIILQAKQQAQVQLQTQVQLQTQLQTQLQTQLQTQLQTQLQTQLQTQLQTQLQTQLQTPIQTQLQTLTLPQSQFSPQQDPPVAQPVTSSVSASTSLLHQTSVLVKTPATVSSEVKVFPGAPVAAAHPSIKSGLAPVTLLQSVQVKQGVISSAPALPVAKAGMQVLATGLSQTSALQPPAPTPSAHAQTTTLTMPFSMKPSKEARMLEQLRKQQGSVLHPDYSSPFRSYGDTLQRLIPYHLYQGTASSLQDYCRVDEEFESVSSQLLKRTQAMLDKYRLLLFEESKQRLGPSAELVMIDRMFIQEEKSALSQDRVLAKERPDEYAALQNASGSAQCPSSEEPVDVKPVLSSLTGTLVAPPAPAPAPVPTPTPAPAPARFPPTKLVIKHGGGGASVSWSTSSTPIPSTRQASAAPAPPLSSAPAARRGGDDDEDALPQRSGRPPMKTYEARRRIGLKLKIKQEAGLSMVVHNTALDPVHSQPQPQPQPPPPQPQLRSPPRSAAPTATVVRTPPRPSSVVAAAPAPAPAPAVPAQSSAAPSSSSSTSVSSSSSSSSSATSTSTSAQMNGTVEHHEAGGAKRTPVVSTPPPTTCRLPLRKTYRANISPPVRPGVVGGGGGTVNPPVPRAPVPLRLSPTPSSPPGQTVIASVKVENRGGKAHPHAQALTNPNPPNASGVPQGSPPGLIQELAEVEEAFYRGILKNRHRPRDEEEPPEEREEGAGPKRAGKNRERSSRAPPSPAGSSSSWDSLLPAKRHKSDSPDVDNASFSSGSPPPDDSLNEHLQSAIDSILNLQQGPLPAGARAPGPHGQRQAAGPYRPAAPSGDFSARGQNGKLVSRTHNR; encoded by the exons ATGGAAACCCGTGCGGGGCTGTACCGGAGACCCCGCGCTACCTGCACCTCTATCGTCTCGG TTGACATGGATGATGAAGATGGCAGGTGCTTGCTAGATGTAATTTG CGACCCACAGGCTCTCAACGACTTCCTTCATGGATCAGAAACAcat ggccatGTTCCCGAGGTCCCGGCGTCCAGCCAGCTGTCGGCGAGCGTGCCGGCGGGCGTGCCCAGCGGGAGTGTGGACCTGGACTTCCTGGAGGACGCGGACATCCTGGGCGGCTCGCCGGGGGGCGGCGTGGGGGCCGGGGAGCCCTGCGACATCCTGCAGCAGAGCCTGGCGGAGGCCAACATCACGGAGCAGAGCCTGCAGGAGGCCGAGGCCGAGTTGGACCTGGGGGCATTCGCCGGAGCCTTCCCGGGCCTGACGCAGGTGGTCCAGTCGCTGCCCGACCCCGGTGGGGCCGCTCTGGGGGTGGGCATGGGCGCCCCGGCCCAGATCTTCCCCGGCGCGGCCGCCGCCCCCGCATCCATGCCCACGGGGGCTCCGCAGGACGTGATTGGCCCGGTGCTGGCTCACCCGGGCCTGCACCTGCAGCCGCAGGTGGTGAACAAGGCCATGCAGCCGTTCATGCAGCAGATGGGCCTGGGGAACGTCACCCTGCAGCCCATATCAGGCCTGCAGGCGCTGCCCAACGGGGGCCAGCCCGGCCCCCTGGGCATCGGGCCCATCCAGGTGGTGGGCCAGCCCACGGTCATGACCATTAACCAGTCCGGGCAGCCCATCCTGGCCAAAACCATGGGAGGCTACCAGCTGCACCAGCCCGGCCCGGAAACGGGGGCTGGCGGGGCTCAAGCCCGGCTGGGGGCGCCGGTTCTGAGCTCCCCCGGTGGTGGGGGGCTTTTGATCCAAGGGGGAAAGAGCGCCTTGGGGCCCCCGGCCCTGAACGGGGCCGTTGTAGGGGTGAGCAGCGTCAGCacgagcagcagcagcagtacccTGACCAGCACAGCCGGGCTCCTCGGATTTGGCGGTATGCCCCTCGGCCCTGGCAACGCACCCCAGCAGAGGACCCTCAACCCAGCCGCTCTCATGCAGAACGTGATCATCCAGCGCACCCCAACCCCCATCCAGCCCAAACCCCCTCAGGGGGGCGTCATCCAGTCCCggccccccaccacccccgctCTGCAGAACGATGGCGGGAAGGGCCTCGCGGTCCAGCAAAGCCAGGCTCCAGTGGTCTCCACCTCCCAAAACGTGGCCTTTCTGACGGGCAAACCCGGCGGGAACGTGGTCCTGACCACGCAGGCGGGCCCTCAGGGGACCCCTTTCCCTCAGGCCCTGTTCAAGCAGCAGGGGCCCCACGGGGCTGGCAAGCCGCTGAGCGTCCACCTGCAGCCGGGCAGCATCGTCATCCCGTCTCAGACCGTCCTGCAGGGGCAGAACCCGCAGTTCCTGCTGCCCCAGCTCCAGGCAGGGGGGCAGATCCTCACCCAACACCCGGGGGGTCATATCATCACCACCAGCCAGGGCCCCGGGGGCCAGCTGATCGCCAACCAGATCCTCGCCGGCCAGAACCTCAACCTGAGCCAGGTCCTCTCGGGACACATACAGCTGCAGCCGGGGCAGCTCGGCCACCCTGCCCTGTTCCAGATGCCCGTCTCTCTGGctcagacccagacccagacgcACCCCGTGACCGGCACGGCCCAGACCGTCATTCAGGGCATGCCCGTGCAGAACTCCCTGGCCATGCTGGGCCAGGTGGAGGGCTTGGGCCCCACGGTCAGCCTGCAGCCCCCTCTGGTCGGGGGCGTCCCGGTTTCCGGGAGCGTTGCGCCCGCGCCCCCAGGACAGTGCCAGCCGGGCGAGGGCACGGCCGTGCTGGGGAACGCCGGGGACCAGGCagcccaccctcccccctccatcctgACCGTGCAGACGGCCACGTCCGTCTCCGTCCCCACCGCCTCCCTGTCGTCCTCCTCTccgtcctcctcctgctcctcctcgtcctccgccGGAGGCCCTGTCGCCGCCCACAGCCCCGGGAAGCTGCTCCTCCCCCAGGGCTCCGGGATGATCCTGAGCCACGAGTCGCTCCAGATGTTCCTGCAGCAG GAACAGCAGCAGCGACGAACAGAGAGCGTCTCGCCCCCTTCCGGGTGCGCCCCCGCCTCTGTCATCGTCAGCGGCAACGCCGCCCCCTCGGCCGAGGCGTGGCCCGGCCAGACCTCCGGCCACCCTGTTGGCCCCACCAACGAGGCAGCAGCGGTTTACCAG atcccaggacatcagcaaCAACCCAAAGTTCTGGGGACGTCGCCTTCGCACCCACTGGTCACGCACactgccccctcctctctccgacAGACGGACAGCCCACAGCCCCTGCAGCCCTCCCCGCTAATACTGAGCCAGCAGATCCAGTCTCCCCACCACCAGAGGCCCCCCTCGGAACCGCCGCCCCAAATCCAGCCCCAGCCCCTCTCCCAGCCGCCCTCCCGCTCCTGCACGCCCTCCTCCATGCCCCCCCTCTTCATCATCCACAACCAAATCGGGGGCTCCCCCCAGCACGCGCCCCAGGCCCAGCCCCCGCAGCTCCCCCAGGCCCAGCCCCAGGCCCAAGCCCAAACCCAAAGCCGGCCCCCGTCCCAACCCGCCCCCTTCCAGACGGAAGGCCCCCCGCCCTCCTGCTCGCCCAAGCCCCCCCAGGCCCCGCCGGTGCAGTTCCAGTTTGCGGCCCCCCCGGGGGGCGCCAAGCAGCCGCTGCCCCTGCTGAGCCTCACCCCCGAGcagcagcacaccctgcagctggtGAGCGCCCAGCTCCAGACGCTGTCTGCCATCACCCAGCCCTCGCCCCAGCAGAAGCTGCTCATGGACAGGCTGCATCAG ATCCAGCACACTATTATCCTGCAGGCCAAGCAGCAGGCTCAGGTCCAGCTACAGACGCAGGTCCAGCTACAGACGCAGCTACAGACGCAGCTACAGACGCAGCTACAGACGCAGCTACAGACGCAGCTGCAGACGCAGCTGCAAACGCAGCTACAGACGCAGCTACAGACGCAGCTACAGACACCAATTCAGACGCAGCTACAGACGCTGACCCTCCCCCAGAGCCAGTTCAGCCCTCAGCAGGACCCGCCTGTCGCCCagcctgtgacatcatcagtcaGCGCCAGTACCTCCCTGCTCCACCAGACGTCAGTACTGGTGAAGACTCCGGCCACAG TGTCCAGTGAAGTGAAGGTGTTTCCAGGAGCTCCTGTCGCAGCAGCCCACCCGTCAATCAAATCGGGACTTGCCCCAGTTACGCTTCTGCAGTCCGTGCAG GTGAAGCAGGGAGTGATCAGTTCAGCTCCGGCCCTGCCCGTGGCTAAAGCGGGCATGCAGGTGCTGGCCACGGGACTCTCCCAAACGAGCGCTCTgcagccccctgcccccacgCCATCGGCACACGCACAG ACTACAACTCTGACGATGCCTTTTTCCATGAAGCCTAGCAAGGAGGCCAG gatgttggagcagttgaggaaGCAGCAGGGCTCGGTGCTCCACCCTGACTACAGCTCGCCCTTCCGTTCCTACGGCGACACCCTACAGAGGCTGATCCCCTATCACCTGTACCAGGGCACCGCGTCCTCCCTCCAGGACTACTGCAGAG tggacGAGGAGTTTGAGAGCGTGTCCAGCCAGCTGCTGAAGAGAACACAGGCCATGCTGGATAAATACCGTCTGCTACTGTTTGAGGAGTCCAag CAGAGGCTGGGGCCCTCAGCCGAGCTGGTGATGATTGACCGGATGTTCATCCAGGAGGAGAAGTCTGCTCTCAGTCAGGACCGGGTGCTGGCAAAGGAGAGGCCAG ACGAATACGCGGCCCTCCAGAATGCCTCCGGTAGCGCGCAGTGCCCCTCGTCTGAAGAGCCCGTGGACGTGAAGCCGGTGCTGTCCTCCCTCACAGGGACCCTTGTGGCCCCCCCCGCTccggcccccgcccccgtcCCCACCCCGacgcccgcccccgcccccgcccgttTCCCGCCCACCAAGCTGGTGATCAAGCACGGCGGGGGCGGGGCATCGGTGTCCTGGTCCACAAGCTCCACCCCCATCCCGTCGACCAGGCAGGCGTCGgccgccccggccccgcccctgaGCTCTGCCCCGGCGGCGCGGCGCGGCGGGGACGATGACGAGGACGCCCTCCCCCAGCGCAGTGGCCGGCCGCCCATGAAGACCTACGAGGCCCGGCGGCGGATCGGCCTGAAGCTGAAGATCAAGCAGGAGGCCGGGCTCAGCATGGTGGTGCACAACACGGCGCTCGACCCGGTCCACTCCCAACCGCAACCGCAACCGCAACCCCCGCCACCGCAGCCACAGCTGCGGTCCCCGCCGCGGTCTGCAGCTCCCACGGCAACAGTCGTCAGGACTCCACCCCGCCCTTCGTCTGTCGTTGCGGCAGCGCCCGCGCCAGCGCCCGCGCCAGCAGTCCCTGCCCAGAGCAGCGCGGCCCCCTCGTCATCGTCGTCGACCTCCgtatcctcctcctcctcctcctcctcctcggcgaCTTCGACGTCGACTTCGGCGCAGATGAACGGGACCGTGGAGCACCACGAGGCAGGCGGGGCCAAACGGACCCCCGTCGTCTCGACCCCGCCCCCGACGACCTGCCGGCTCCCGCTGCGCAAAACCTACCGGGCCAACATCAGCCCCCCCGTACGGCCGGGCGTggtgggcgggggcgggggtacGGTCAATCCTCCCGTCCCTCGAGCCCCCGTCCCCCTCCGCCTCTCCCCCACGCCCTCCTCCCCGCCCGGCCAGACTGTCATCGCCAGCGTGAAGGTGGAGAACCGAGGGGGCAAGGCCCACCCCCACGCCCAGGCCCTCAcgaaccccaacccccccaacgcCTCCGGCGTCCCTCAGGGCTCCCCCCCGGGGCTCATCCAGGAGCTggcggaggtggaggaggcctttTACCGAGGGATACTGAAAAACCGCCACCGGCCCCGAGACGAGGAGGAGCCCCCCGAGGAGCGAGAGGAGGGTGCAGGCCCTAAGAGGGCCGGTAAGAACAGGGagcggtcctccagggcccctccCTCGCCcgccggctcctcctcctcctgggaCTCGCTGCTTCCCGCCAAGCGGCACAAGTCGGACTCGCCGGACGTGGACAACGCCAGCTTCTCCAGCGGGAGCCCCCCGCCCGACGACTCGCTGAACGAGCACCTGCAGAGCGCCATCGACAGCATCCTCAACCTGCAGCAGGGCCCCCTCCCCGCCGGGGCCCGGGCTCCGGGGCCACACGGCCAGCGGCAGGCGGCGGGCCCCTACAGGCCGGCCGCGCCCTCGGGGGACTTCTCTGCCCGCGGGCAGAACGGGAAGCTGGTGTCACGGACGCACAACAGATAA
- the LOC133132154 gene encoding BRD4-interacting chromatin-remodeling complex-associated protein-like isoform X1 — protein sequence METRAGLYRRPRATCTSIVSVDMDDEDGRCLLDVICDPQALNDFLHGSETHLDTDDLLDGSADPASSFFSSAGGHVPEVPASSQLSASVPAGVPSGSVDLDFLEDADILGGSPGGGVGAGEPCDILQQSLAEANITEQSLQEAEAELDLGAFAGAFPGLTQVVQSLPDPGGAALGVGMGAPAQIFPGAAAAPASMPTGAPQDVIGPVLAHPGLHLQPQVVNKAMQPFMQQMGLGNVTLQPISGLQALPNGGQPGPLGIGPIQVVGQPTVMTINQSGQPILAKTMGGYQLHQPGPETGAGGAQARLGAPVLSSPGGGGLLIQGGKSALGPPALNGAVVGVSSVSTSSSSSTLTSTAGLLGFGGMPLGPGNAPQQRTLNPAALMQNVIIQRTPTPIQPKPPQGGVIQSRPPTTPALQNDGGKGLAVQQSQAPVVSTSQNVAFLTGKPGGNVVLTTQAGPQGTPFPQALFKQQGPHGAGKPLSVHLQPGSIVIPSQTVLQGQNPQFLLPQLQAGGQILTQHPGGHIITTSQGPGGQLIANQILAGQNLNLSQVLSGHIQLQPGQLGHPALFQMPVSLAQTQTQTHPVTGTAQTVIQGMPVQNSLAMLGQVEGLGPTVSLQPPLVGGVPVSGSVAPAPPGQCQPGEGTAVLGNAGDQAAHPPPSILTVQTATSVSVPTASLSSSSPSSSCSSSSSAGGPVAAHSPGKLLLPQGSGMILSHESLQMFLQQEQQQRRTESVSPPSGCAPASVIVSGNAAPSAEAWPGQTSGHPVGPTNEAAAVYQIPGHQQQPKVLGTSPSHPLVTHTAPSSLRQTDSPQPLQPSPLILSQQIQSPHHQRPPSEPPPQIQPQPLSQPPSRSCTPSSMPPLFIIHNQIGGSPQHAPQAQPPQLPQAQPQAQAQTQSRPPSQPAPFQTEGPPPSCSPKPPQAPPVQFQFAAPPGGAKQPLPLLSLTPEQQHTLQLVSAQLQTLSAITQPSPQQKLLMDRLHQIQHTIILQAKQQAQVQLQTQVQLQTQLQTQLQTQLQTQLQTQLQTQLQTQLQTQLQTQLQTPIQTQLQTLTLPQSQFSPQQDPPVAQPVTSSVSASTSLLHQTSVLVKTPATVSSEVKVFPGAPVAAAHPSIKSGLAPVTLLQSVQVKQGVISSAPALPVAKAGMQVLATGLSQTSALQPPAPTPSAHAQTTTLTMPFSMKPSKEARMLEQLRKQQGSVLHPDYSSPFRSYGDTLQRLIPYHLYQGTASSLQDYCRVDEEFESVSSQLLKRTQAMLDKYRLLLFEESKQRLGPSAELVMIDRMFIQEEKSALSQDRVLAKERPDEYAALQNASGSAQCPSSEEPVDVKPVLSSLTGTLVAPPAPAPAPVPTPTPAPAPARFPPTKLVIKHGGGGASVSWSTSSTPIPSTRQASAAPAPPLSSAPAARRGGDDDEDALPQRSGRPPMKTYEARRRIGLKLKIKQEAGLSMVVHNTALDPVHSQPQPQPQPPPPQPQLRSPPRSAAPTATVVRTPPRPSSVVAAAPAPAPAPAVPAQSSAAPSSSSSTSVSSSSSSSSSATSTSTSAQMNGTVEHHEAGGAKRTPVVSTPPPTTCRLPLRKTYRANISPPVRPGVVGGGGGTVNPPVPRAPVPLRLSPTPSSPPGQTVIASVKVENRGGKAHPHAQALTNPNPPNASGVPQGSPPGLIQELAEVEEAFYRGILKNRHRPRDEEEPPEEREEGAGPKRAGKNRERSSRAPPSPAGSSSSWDSLLPAKRHKSDSPDVDNASFSSGSPPPDDSLNEHLQSAIDSILNLQQGPLPAGARAPGPHGQRQAAGPYRPAAPSGDFSARGQNGKLVSRTHNR from the exons ATGGAAACCCGTGCGGGGCTGTACCGGAGACCCCGCGCTACCTGCACCTCTATCGTCTCGG TTGACATGGATGATGAAGATGGCAGGTGCTTGCTAGATGTAATTTG CGACCCACAGGCTCTCAACGACTTCCTTCATGGATCAGAAACAcat CTGGACACCGATGACCTGTTGGATGGCTCGGCTGACCCCGCCAGCTCCTTCTTCTCCAGTGCTGGG ggccatGTTCCCGAGGTCCCGGCGTCCAGCCAGCTGTCGGCGAGCGTGCCGGCGGGCGTGCCCAGCGGGAGTGTGGACCTGGACTTCCTGGAGGACGCGGACATCCTGGGCGGCTCGCCGGGGGGCGGCGTGGGGGCCGGGGAGCCCTGCGACATCCTGCAGCAGAGCCTGGCGGAGGCCAACATCACGGAGCAGAGCCTGCAGGAGGCCGAGGCCGAGTTGGACCTGGGGGCATTCGCCGGAGCCTTCCCGGGCCTGACGCAGGTGGTCCAGTCGCTGCCCGACCCCGGTGGGGCCGCTCTGGGGGTGGGCATGGGCGCCCCGGCCCAGATCTTCCCCGGCGCGGCCGCCGCCCCCGCATCCATGCCCACGGGGGCTCCGCAGGACGTGATTGGCCCGGTGCTGGCTCACCCGGGCCTGCACCTGCAGCCGCAGGTGGTGAACAAGGCCATGCAGCCGTTCATGCAGCAGATGGGCCTGGGGAACGTCACCCTGCAGCCCATATCAGGCCTGCAGGCGCTGCCCAACGGGGGCCAGCCCGGCCCCCTGGGCATCGGGCCCATCCAGGTGGTGGGCCAGCCCACGGTCATGACCATTAACCAGTCCGGGCAGCCCATCCTGGCCAAAACCATGGGAGGCTACCAGCTGCACCAGCCCGGCCCGGAAACGGGGGCTGGCGGGGCTCAAGCCCGGCTGGGGGCGCCGGTTCTGAGCTCCCCCGGTGGTGGGGGGCTTTTGATCCAAGGGGGAAAGAGCGCCTTGGGGCCCCCGGCCCTGAACGGGGCCGTTGTAGGGGTGAGCAGCGTCAGCacgagcagcagcagcagtacccTGACCAGCACAGCCGGGCTCCTCGGATTTGGCGGTATGCCCCTCGGCCCTGGCAACGCACCCCAGCAGAGGACCCTCAACCCAGCCGCTCTCATGCAGAACGTGATCATCCAGCGCACCCCAACCCCCATCCAGCCCAAACCCCCTCAGGGGGGCGTCATCCAGTCCCggccccccaccacccccgctCTGCAGAACGATGGCGGGAAGGGCCTCGCGGTCCAGCAAAGCCAGGCTCCAGTGGTCTCCACCTCCCAAAACGTGGCCTTTCTGACGGGCAAACCCGGCGGGAACGTGGTCCTGACCACGCAGGCGGGCCCTCAGGGGACCCCTTTCCCTCAGGCCCTGTTCAAGCAGCAGGGGCCCCACGGGGCTGGCAAGCCGCTGAGCGTCCACCTGCAGCCGGGCAGCATCGTCATCCCGTCTCAGACCGTCCTGCAGGGGCAGAACCCGCAGTTCCTGCTGCCCCAGCTCCAGGCAGGGGGGCAGATCCTCACCCAACACCCGGGGGGTCATATCATCACCACCAGCCAGGGCCCCGGGGGCCAGCTGATCGCCAACCAGATCCTCGCCGGCCAGAACCTCAACCTGAGCCAGGTCCTCTCGGGACACATACAGCTGCAGCCGGGGCAGCTCGGCCACCCTGCCCTGTTCCAGATGCCCGTCTCTCTGGctcagacccagacccagacgcACCCCGTGACCGGCACGGCCCAGACCGTCATTCAGGGCATGCCCGTGCAGAACTCCCTGGCCATGCTGGGCCAGGTGGAGGGCTTGGGCCCCACGGTCAGCCTGCAGCCCCCTCTGGTCGGGGGCGTCCCGGTTTCCGGGAGCGTTGCGCCCGCGCCCCCAGGACAGTGCCAGCCGGGCGAGGGCACGGCCGTGCTGGGGAACGCCGGGGACCAGGCagcccaccctcccccctccatcctgACCGTGCAGACGGCCACGTCCGTCTCCGTCCCCACCGCCTCCCTGTCGTCCTCCTCTccgtcctcctcctgctcctcctcgtcctccgccGGAGGCCCTGTCGCCGCCCACAGCCCCGGGAAGCTGCTCCTCCCCCAGGGCTCCGGGATGATCCTGAGCCACGAGTCGCTCCAGATGTTCCTGCAGCAG GAACAGCAGCAGCGACGAACAGAGAGCGTCTCGCCCCCTTCCGGGTGCGCCCCCGCCTCTGTCATCGTCAGCGGCAACGCCGCCCCCTCGGCCGAGGCGTGGCCCGGCCAGACCTCCGGCCACCCTGTTGGCCCCACCAACGAGGCAGCAGCGGTTTACCAG atcccaggacatcagcaaCAACCCAAAGTTCTGGGGACGTCGCCTTCGCACCCACTGGTCACGCACactgccccctcctctctccgacAGACGGACAGCCCACAGCCCCTGCAGCCCTCCCCGCTAATACTGAGCCAGCAGATCCAGTCTCCCCACCACCAGAGGCCCCCCTCGGAACCGCCGCCCCAAATCCAGCCCCAGCCCCTCTCCCAGCCGCCCTCCCGCTCCTGCACGCCCTCCTCCATGCCCCCCCTCTTCATCATCCACAACCAAATCGGGGGCTCCCCCCAGCACGCGCCCCAGGCCCAGCCCCCGCAGCTCCCCCAGGCCCAGCCCCAGGCCCAAGCCCAAACCCAAAGCCGGCCCCCGTCCCAACCCGCCCCCTTCCAGACGGAAGGCCCCCCGCCCTCCTGCTCGCCCAAGCCCCCCCAGGCCCCGCCGGTGCAGTTCCAGTTTGCGGCCCCCCCGGGGGGCGCCAAGCAGCCGCTGCCCCTGCTGAGCCTCACCCCCGAGcagcagcacaccctgcagctggtGAGCGCCCAGCTCCAGACGCTGTCTGCCATCACCCAGCCCTCGCCCCAGCAGAAGCTGCTCATGGACAGGCTGCATCAG ATCCAGCACACTATTATCCTGCAGGCCAAGCAGCAGGCTCAGGTCCAGCTACAGACGCAGGTCCAGCTACAGACGCAGCTACAGACGCAGCTACAGACGCAGCTACAGACGCAGCTACAGACGCAGCTGCAGACGCAGCTGCAAACGCAGCTACAGACGCAGCTACAGACGCAGCTACAGACACCAATTCAGACGCAGCTACAGACGCTGACCCTCCCCCAGAGCCAGTTCAGCCCTCAGCAGGACCCGCCTGTCGCCCagcctgtgacatcatcagtcaGCGCCAGTACCTCCCTGCTCCACCAGACGTCAGTACTGGTGAAGACTCCGGCCACAG TGTCCAGTGAAGTGAAGGTGTTTCCAGGAGCTCCTGTCGCAGCAGCCCACCCGTCAATCAAATCGGGACTTGCCCCAGTTACGCTTCTGCAGTCCGTGCAG GTGAAGCAGGGAGTGATCAGTTCAGCTCCGGCCCTGCCCGTGGCTAAAGCGGGCATGCAGGTGCTGGCCACGGGACTCTCCCAAACGAGCGCTCTgcagccccctgcccccacgCCATCGGCACACGCACAG ACTACAACTCTGACGATGCCTTTTTCCATGAAGCCTAGCAAGGAGGCCAG gatgttggagcagttgaggaaGCAGCAGGGCTCGGTGCTCCACCCTGACTACAGCTCGCCCTTCCGTTCCTACGGCGACACCCTACAGAGGCTGATCCCCTATCACCTGTACCAGGGCACCGCGTCCTCCCTCCAGGACTACTGCAGAG tggacGAGGAGTTTGAGAGCGTGTCCAGCCAGCTGCTGAAGAGAACACAGGCCATGCTGGATAAATACCGTCTGCTACTGTTTGAGGAGTCCAag CAGAGGCTGGGGCCCTCAGCCGAGCTGGTGATGATTGACCGGATGTTCATCCAGGAGGAGAAGTCTGCTCTCAGTCAGGACCGGGTGCTGGCAAAGGAGAGGCCAG ACGAATACGCGGCCCTCCAGAATGCCTCCGGTAGCGCGCAGTGCCCCTCGTCTGAAGAGCCCGTGGACGTGAAGCCGGTGCTGTCCTCCCTCACAGGGACCCTTGTGGCCCCCCCCGCTccggcccccgcccccgtcCCCACCCCGacgcccgcccccgcccccgcccgttTCCCGCCCACCAAGCTGGTGATCAAGCACGGCGGGGGCGGGGCATCGGTGTCCTGGTCCACAAGCTCCACCCCCATCCCGTCGACCAGGCAGGCGTCGgccgccccggccccgcccctgaGCTCTGCCCCGGCGGCGCGGCGCGGCGGGGACGATGACGAGGACGCCCTCCCCCAGCGCAGTGGCCGGCCGCCCATGAAGACCTACGAGGCCCGGCGGCGGATCGGCCTGAAGCTGAAGATCAAGCAGGAGGCCGGGCTCAGCATGGTGGTGCACAACACGGCGCTCGACCCGGTCCACTCCCAACCGCAACCGCAACCGCAACCCCCGCCACCGCAGCCACAGCTGCGGTCCCCGCCGCGGTCTGCAGCTCCCACGGCAACAGTCGTCAGGACTCCACCCCGCCCTTCGTCTGTCGTTGCGGCAGCGCCCGCGCCAGCGCCCGCGCCAGCAGTCCCTGCCCAGAGCAGCGCGGCCCCCTCGTCATCGTCGTCGACCTCCgtatcctcctcctcctcctcctcctcctcggcgaCTTCGACGTCGACTTCGGCGCAGATGAACGGGACCGTGGAGCACCACGAGGCAGGCGGGGCCAAACGGACCCCCGTCGTCTCGACCCCGCCCCCGACGACCTGCCGGCTCCCGCTGCGCAAAACCTACCGGGCCAACATCAGCCCCCCCGTACGGCCGGGCGTggtgggcgggggcgggggtacGGTCAATCCTCCCGTCCCTCGAGCCCCCGTCCCCCTCCGCCTCTCCCCCACGCCCTCCTCCCCGCCCGGCCAGACTGTCATCGCCAGCGTGAAGGTGGAGAACCGAGGGGGCAAGGCCCACCCCCACGCCCAGGCCCTCAcgaaccccaacccccccaacgcCTCCGGCGTCCCTCAGGGCTCCCCCCCGGGGCTCATCCAGGAGCTggcggaggtggaggaggcctttTACCGAGGGATACTGAAAAACCGCCACCGGCCCCGAGACGAGGAGGAGCCCCCCGAGGAGCGAGAGGAGGGTGCAGGCCCTAAGAGGGCCGGTAAGAACAGGGagcggtcctccagggcccctccCTCGCCcgccggctcctcctcctcctgggaCTCGCTGCTTCCCGCCAAGCGGCACAAGTCGGACTCGCCGGACGTGGACAACGCCAGCTTCTCCAGCGGGAGCCCCCCGCCCGACGACTCGCTGAACGAGCACCTGCAGAGCGCCATCGACAGCATCCTCAACCTGCAGCAGGGCCCCCTCCCCGCCGGGGCCCGGGCTCCGGGGCCACACGGCCAGCGGCAGGCGGCGGGCCCCTACAGGCCGGCCGCGCCCTCGGGGGACTTCTCTGCCCGCGGGCAGAACGGGAAGCTGGTGTCACGGACGCACAACAGATAA